The DNA window GTCGGTGTTGTATTCGTAGAATGCGTCGCTCAGATCGTTCTTCGAACAGCCCCGATTGAGCACAAGTACTGGGGCGGTCTTCGATAGCTCCGACGCCATGCGCACTGCAGTTCTTCGCGATGCATCCATCGTCGCCGAGCGAACCAGCGTAATCTCCTCGCTGCGATATTCCACGCCGGCAAACGAACCCACGATGCGCCGCGAGGACATCGATCGTGCCAGTTGAGCAAATGCTTCCGGTGTAATGAGTTCTGTGTGTTCCATAGATGTATGAATATGAAAAGGAATTGTATGCCCGGCAAGTCCCGGAATGTTCAGCCGAATCACGCTCAGTTCACTGTGACATCATCCTGCTTACAATAAAGGACTACCGGAGGTCTTTCGCCTGCGCGGGCTTATCAGTATTCTGTTGTTCCTGAGCATCCCCATCGAAGAGACCATCGTGGGTTACCGCAGTGGCATGCTTTTTGTCTTGGTATTGACATCGGGCATTTTTATGTCGGGCGGCTTGCTCTGGTGGCATCGCCGCGAACGAGCCTCCGGCTCGGTATAGGTGCCCATCATAGTGATTTTGGCAATATATATAACATATATTATTGCCCATTTGTTGCATCCGGCTGTATATGGGCGAGATCAAGAACAGCGAACTCGAAGCGGCATTCGCTTACTATCGTAAGGGAATCGTCGGCATTGACCGTTCGATTTCTACACCCTTCGGCGAACAACCGCTCGTCTATCTTGACTGGACTGCCAGCGGACGTCTCTATGGGCCCATAGAGCGCATTCTTAGCGATCGATTCGGTCCGCTCGTAGCCAATACCCATTCCGCTTCGACAACGACCGGTATGACCATGACGTACGCGTATCACGAAGCGCACCGAATCATCAAAGCCCACGTCGGGGCAGGCAACAACGATATTATCATCACCCACGGCTCCGGGATGACCGGAGCGGTCAATAAGCTCCAGCGGATTCTCGGTTTGCGGCTGCACGAACACTTTGCGGGGAAGATCACCATCTCTCGTGAGGAGCGCCCGGTGGTCTTTATCACCCACATGGAGCATCACTCGAACCAGACGTCCTGGCTCGAGACGATTGCCGACGTCGTAATCATCGGCGCAGACGAACACGGACTCGTCGACCCAAACGATCTCGACATTCACCTCAATCGCTACGCCGACCGCAAGTATAAATACGGCTCGTTCACTGCCGCATCGAACGTCACCGGCATTGCAACGCCCTATCACCGGCTTGCGCGCATTATGCACGAACATGGCGGATTCGCCTTCGTCGATTTTGCGGCAGCGGCTCCGTACGTCGATATCGCGATGCATCCGGCCGACGAGCGCGAGAAACTCGACGCCGTCATGTTCTCGCCGCACAAATTTCTCGGCGGCCCGGGCAGCGCCGGTGTGCTGGTCTTCGACCGGAGGCTCTATGGCAACGGCGTCCCCGATACGGTCGGTGGAGGCATTGTGGATTGGACCAATCCGTGGGGCGAACACAAGTTTATCGACGACATCGAGACCCGCGAAGATGCCGGCACTCCCCCATTCCTGCAGACGATCAAAGCCGCGCTGGCGATCAAGCTCAAGGAGGAGATGGGGACTGCACAGATCCGCATGCGCGAGCGCGAGATCGTCGAACAGGTGTTCGATGGCCTGCGAGCAATCCCGAACCTCGTGATCCTTGCCGGACATATCACAGATCGTTTGCCGATCTTTTCATTTTACATTACGGGCGTTCACTATAATCTTGTCGTCAAGCTCTTAAACGACCGCTACGGCATTCAAACCCGAGGCGGCTGCTCGTGTGCCGGGACCTACGGACATTTCCTCCTGCACGTCGACCGAGCCCATTCCCATGAGATCACCGAAAAGATCTCGCACGGCGATCTCTCCGAAAAGCCGGGCTGGGTCAGGATTTCCTATCACCCGACCACAACCGACGCAGAGGTAGCCCTTTCGCTGCGCGCCATTGCCGATATTGCGCGCCACGCAGAAGAATACGGCAACGAGTACTCCTACGACCGCCATTCCAACGAATTCCTGCACCACACCGCCGATATCGATGCGGATATGGACCGGGTGCGGAAGATGTTCGACCTCTCCTGAAGCTCATTATCAGAAGTCAGCGCAATGAATCGGATCTTCGCATCCTGACTTCATCGAGCGCTCTCCTACATTCGCATATAACCACGGTAATTCAATCGTAGTGGATAAAAACACAACCGCCCTGCCTGGAATACCAGACAGGGCGGTTGCGAACAATCGTTGCAGACAGGCTCTCCGAAGAGAGCCTGCGTGCATGAGAACGATTACTTGTTGAGGGTCATCTTGTTGCGCATGACGCTCGTCTGACCGTCTGCGTTCGTGAAGCTGACCTCGTAGATATAGGTACCGCTTGCGAGCTCGTTCGCATTGAACGTGAAGTTGTGCTGGCCTGCCGTCATCGACTGACCGTCGACAGCGACCGTGACAACCTTGCCCGTGAGATCGAGGACGCGGATCGACACCGTACCGGCTTCCGGCAGGCTGTATCCGATCGTCGTCGATACCGTGAACGGATTCGGGAAGTTCTGCGCAACTGCGAAGGACGCACCTTCAGCCGTACGCTCGACATTCACCGTGCCGCTCGTCTGACGCGAACCGTCGAGGTTCACGGCTGCTACACGGTAGGTGTAGGACTTGCCGGTCTCGAGGGCGCTCTCAGCGGAGTGCAAGAAGCTGTAGTTGTCGGTTGACGTAGCCTTGACCGTACCGGCCCAGTTCCACGTGTTATCCGAACCAAGCATCTCGACTTCGTAGCGATCGATGTCCTTCTGGCCAGCGACCGACCACGAGATGAGGTTACCGTTGGTCTTGGCTGCGCCGTTGACGTTCGTGAACTCGACCGGCAATACTGTGCCGCCGAAGCTCTTGATGAAATCAAGTGCACCGCGCAAGAAACGGGTGGTACCACTGACATTGACCGGAGCGATTTCGCCGTCGCGCAACCCAACGGTCTGCACAGCGTCTGCCCAGTCGAATGCGTAGAATACGATATTGAAGTTAGCACCGTTCCACGCCGTACCTGCACCGCTATCCGACGGCGTCGAGCCGTGCTGCGGATAGAAGTATGCGAAGCGCGAGGTGTTCGTGCCGACCGTACCCGTGATCGGGTTCGGCTTGATCACGTCCGGCGACGCTGCCCAGAGGCTGTCGCTGAAGACGAAGTACACGCCCGTACCCTTAGCCGTACCGTAGTACGAATTCGGGCTTGCGGTCGGATAGTTCTGAACCGGCCAGCGGCCCACGAAGCTCGTGTGCATCCAGCTTGTCATGAACTCGGCATCCGTGATCACGTTGTTCTGCTGCTTGAACGCGCTGTTCGGATCGAGATACTGCGCAACGTTCTGACCAGCAACAATGAACGACTTCTTGGCATAGCTTTGGCCAGCCTTGAGGTAGTTGATCACTTCCTGCTCTTCCTTCAAGCTGATCGAACCGACACCGAGGTTCGTCGAACCGACCGTCTGATAGGCAGTCGTCGGATCGCCGGTCGCCCATACGAGCGTCCACCACGGTGAGTAATCAATCAGGTTCGCGCCCCATGCATTGCGATCGAGCGAATCGTATGCAACACCCAAGCGCTGGAGAGCAGCGGCAAGCGAATCCTTGTTCTGCTGACCACGGAGGGTCGACGAGTTGTAGGTCAACAATGTCGCAGCGCGCTTGACGAGGATCTGGAAGACCTTCGTCTGCGTGTTGTTCGCATTGTACTGATCGTTTGCAACGGAAACCGTCACGCGGAACAAGCGGGTCGCTTCGTTCGTGATGACCGGTCCGACGAGGTCAACCGTCTTTGCTTCGCCAACTGCCCAGGTCATCGGGGCGCTGGTGGTGGAAGCGAGCGGGAACCACGAAATACCGTTGTTCGTCGAGTACTCGGTCTTCGCCGTCACCGTGCGGTTGTTGGCGATGATCGAGCCCATGTTCTTGACCACTGCCTGGATGGCAAGCGGATTCTCGGCCGTCACCTGGATCACACCGTTGGTGTTCACGATGCCCGCAGGCTTCGTGATGGTCATCACGGAGAGATCGTTGGTGTACTGGAAGCCGTCGAATTCGTCAGCGCCGATATCCGGGTTGCCGCTGGCGACAACACGCGAATCACCGTCGATATCCGTCGCCTGCGTAGCCGAACCGAGCCATGCACCGTTGTTCGATGCGGTCGTGTAGAGATACGTCGTTGCGATCGGCAGATGCAGGCTATCGGTCGTGAAGAGCGGATCGCCGCCGACTGAAAGGATATCCTGCTGCGACATCGTGCGCCATGCATTCAGGGTCGGAACCGTGATTGCATACGTCGATGTACCCGTCGCTGCATCGTATTCGCTCATGTTCGCGAAGGCCGACGCATTACGGAAGTCGATCAGGTTATTGTTCGAGCTGACATTGCTGAACATCGGACGCGGCACCGTCAGGTTATAGAGCACTGCCGTTGCGTTTGCCGAGTTGTTCAGGTTCTGATAGATATTGTTCCACAGGAACGGCTTGGCGACGTGGTTCATCACCACTGCTGCCGGAGCGTCTGCGACTGCGATCGAGTTGTTGAAGATCGAGTCGTTCGCAACCGTATAGGTCGACGAACCAACCGTCACGTCACGCATCGGAATGAACGTCGTCGTATTGGCACCGTTTACACGGAGGTCATAGACGAAGTTGTTGACAATACGGTTACCCGTACTGACCGGAAGCGTCGAACGGCGCTGGTTCGGACCCGTACCCGTGACGTAGATGATCGACGCCTGCTGGATATCGACACCAGCCGTCGTCGAACCCGAGATATTCGGGGCCGTCACGTTGTGGATCTTATTGCCATTGAGCATCAGGTTGATGCTGTTACCGTTTGAGGCCGTGATACCAGCGACGTAGTTCGACGATGTCGAAGCACCCGTGATATTCGAGATCTCGTTACGAAGCACGAGCGCACCGTCTTCATTGGTAAGCTGAATACCAACTGCGCCGATCGGGTTCGAGGCCGAACCGATGGTGTTGCGCGAGAAGACGTTGTCGTGGTTACGGCGATCCTGGTAGAATGCCTTCGTCACGTCGAACAGCGGAACCGTACCCGAATCGGAGATCGCGACGTTCGCATTGCCGATGAAGCAATTGTCGACCGTGATGTGATGAATCTCCGAGGTATCGAACACGCGACCGAAGTTGTACGAATTGAAATCGTACACGTTCGCGATGCTGATCGCACGGCTCTGGTTGTTATTGAGACTGCCGTTATTGACCAAGTTCAAGTTCTTGAACGTGAGGTAGCTGCGGCCGTGGCTAATACGGAAGATCGAGCCCGGCGTCGTCGACTGGTTCACGAACGTGATACCGCGCTTGCCCGGCTCGGCCGTAAGCGCATCCGGCGACGGAGCGATCTGGTTATTACCATCCCACGACATGTACTGAGCAGACTGGTAATCCCATGTCATGCCGTACTGCTTGTTACCCGAGAAGGTGATCGTCGGGGCAACATTCGTCTTCGGAACCCACTTTACCATAGCCGTCGGGCCGGTGCCTTGGATGTTCGTGAAGTCGATGAACGAGGTCGGCGTCGTCGTGACGGACGAACCCGTGCCGTATTCAGTGTAGTTCGCATCCGTCAACACGAGGGTAAGGTTACCACCGATACCTCGGAAGCGCATCGAATCGACGGCAGCGCTGATCGTCTGGAAGCGACGGCCAACACCAACTTCGATCGTACCCTGCAAACGGGAAATGATGCTGAAGACCTGGCATGCCGTATCGTTCGTGCGATCGCCATCGTCACCCTGGCGGGCAATGACGCAAACACGATAGCAACCCGGAGCGAGCTTCGCGATGTCGTTCGTACCCTGCGATGCCGGGAACGAGAACTTCACGTTACCTGCGTCCGTGTTAAGCTCGGGAATGATCGAGTCGGCCTTGAAGACGACGACACCGTCGGAGCAGCGATGGATCTCGCAGCGAGCCGGTACGTCGAACAAGTCCTGCACGCCGACCGAAGCGAACACGCCCTGCGGACGGAACTGGCGCTTCTCCGGCTTTTCTTCCTGGTCGTCCGGGTTGAGCACGTCAACTGCGGCAACGTCCGAAAGGTAGCGAACGGCGACCGACGTACAGATCGTATCGTCGGCATGGTTCTGGTCGTTGGCCAACAGGGTGACACCGCAGAGGGTGTAGTTACCGTTGGTCTGCGGCAAGAAGTCTTTGAACGTGGTGTCGCGGAACTGCTGTCCCGGAGCGCTCGACCAATACGGAATGATCACCGTGTCACGGTACACCACCTGACCCTGCGGGTTCTTGATGTAGACCGATACCGGCACATTCTGCTGGTTGTTGACGCCCATGTTACGGTAGCGGAAGCTGACCGGCGTTGCATAGCCGACTGGTGTTCTGCCACCCGGAGCGGGAATCAACGAGAAGATCGAAGCGACATTGTTCGGCGGGCTCACGACAAACGACGTCGAGATCGTGTTGTCTGCAGTGTAGCTTTCAGCCGGAGTTGTCGACGTGATCGTATACGAGATCGTGTACAAACCGTATGCAGTCGGGGTGAACGACGGGAATGTCGTCGCCGACGATGCGGTGTTGCCGAGCGGGTTCGGAATCTGCGTGCCCGTCGGTGTTACATTCTGGCTATAGACCGGAGATGCAACGCCCTGCTGGGTAATCGTGCAGTTTACCTGGCAGCTCGTGATCGCATTCTGACCTTCGTTGACAAGCTTACACGACGGCGTGAACGCGTTATTGATCAGCAGGATCTGCTGGTCAGCAGGCGACGCGGACGGATTGTTCCACGAAAGGTTGAACGGGTAACGGATCGCCCATACGATGTTGCGTGTCGGGCCCGTATTGTAGAAGTAATAGCCGTTGTCGTAGTAACCGCCCGTTGTGGTGGTTAGCGACTGACCGGCGCTCAAACTATTGATGTTACCGAGGTATGCATCCTGGAACGTAC is part of the Bacteroidota bacterium genome and encodes:
- a CDS encoding aminotransferase class V-fold PLP-dependent enzyme; amino-acid sequence: MGEIKNSELEAAFAYYRKGIVGIDRSISTPFGEQPLVYLDWTASGRLYGPIERILSDRFGPLVANTHSASTTTGMTMTYAYHEAHRIIKAHVGAGNNDIIITHGSGMTGAVNKLQRILGLRLHEHFAGKITISREERPVVFITHMEHHSNQTSWLETIADVVIIGADEHGLVDPNDLDIHLNRYADRKYKYGSFTAASNVTGIATPYHRLARIMHEHGGFAFVDFAAAAPYVDIAMHPADEREKLDAVMFSPHKFLGGPGSAGVLVFDRRLYGNGVPDTVGGGIVDWTNPWGEHKFIDDIETREDAGTPPFLQTIKAALAIKLKEEMGTAQIRMREREIVEQVFDGLRAIPNLVILAGHITDRLPIFSFYITGVHYNLVVKLLNDRYGIQTRGGCSCAGTYGHFLLHVDRAHSHEITEKISHGDLSEKPGWVRISYHPTTTDAEVALSLRAIADIARHAEEYGNEYSYDRHSNEFLHHTADIDADMDRVRKMFDLS
- a CDS encoding T9SS type A sorting domain-containing protein — protein: MKKLYTLLVGLLMLAFFASAKDAQAQYSPSSYSAVVNTDPWVALTGGTTVSELASFNTDFFTMCYKFSNEITLPFNFRYCDLITNKIKIKGNGGVVMGGSATVPDAAVYDYLAYGGYYQLYYWTDYSQFGYVYGSNNTIHAWTGSSFPVKGTYNVQYTTTGSAPNRIFWIEIDGMGNYPKAYDSYYSSTALATYGEDMISYQYELFEGSAFISKIQMNYGPYSGTNGSYYWEYPYNYSGLITALRTTAGTFQDAYLGNINSLSAGQSLTTTTGGYYDNGYYFYNTGPTRNIVWAIRYPFNLSWNNPSASPADQQILLINNAFTPSCKLVNEGQNAITSCQVNCTITQQGVASPVYSQNVTPTGTQIPNPLGNTASSATTFPSFTPTAYGLYTISYTITSTTPAESYTADNTISTSFVVSPPNNVASIFSLIPAPGGRTPVGYATPVSFRYRNMGVNNQQNVPVSVYIKNPQGQVVYRDTVIIPYWSSAPGQQFRDTTFKDFLPQTNGNYTLCGVTLLANDQNHADDTICTSVAVRYLSDVAAVDVLNPDDQEEKPEKRQFRPQGVFASVGVQDLFDVPARCEIHRCSDGVVVFKADSIIPELNTDAGNVKFSFPASQGTNDIAKLAPGCYRVCVIARQGDDGDRTNDTACQVFSIISRLQGTIEVGVGRRFQTISAAVDSMRFRGIGGNLTLVLTDANYTEYGTGSSVTTTPTSFIDFTNIQGTGPTAMVKWVPKTNVAPTITFSGNKQYGMTWDYQSAQYMSWDGNNQIAPSPDALTAEPGKRGITFVNQSTTPGSIFRISHGRSYLTFKNLNLVNNGSLNNNQSRAISIANVYDFNSYNFGRVFDTSEIHHITVDNCFIGNANVAISDSGTVPLFDVTKAFYQDRRNHDNVFSRNTIGSASNPIGAVGIQLTNEDGALVLRNEISNITGASTSSNYVAGITASNGNSINLMLNGNKIHNVTAPNISGSTTAGVDIQQASIIYVTGTGPNQRRSTLPVSTGNRIVNNFVYDLRVNGANTTTFIPMRDVTVGSSTYTVANDSIFNNSIAVADAPAAVVMNHVAKPFLWNNIYQNLNNSANATAVLYNLTVPRPMFSNVSSNNNLIDFRNASAFANMSEYDAATGTSTYAITVPTLNAWRTMSQQDILSVGGDPLFTTDSLHLPIATTYLYTTASNNGAWLGSATQATDIDGDSRVVASGNPDIGADEFDGFQYTNDLSVMTITKPAGIVNTNGVIQVTAENPLAIQAVVKNMGSIIANNRTVTAKTEYSTNNGISWFPLASTTSAPMTWAVGEAKTVDLVGPVITNEATRLFRVTVSVANDQYNANNTQTKVFQILVKRAATLLTYNSSTLRGQQNKDSLAAALQRLGVAYDSLDRNAWGANLIDYSPWWTLVWATGDPTTAYQTVGSTNLGVGSISLKEEQEVINYLKAGQSYAKKSFIVAGQNVAQYLDPNSAFKQQNNVITDAEFMTSWMHTSFVGRWPVQNYPTASPNSYYGTAKGTGVYFVFSDSLWAASPDVIKPNPITGTVGTNTSRFAYFYPQHGSTPSDSGAGTAWNGANFNIVFYAFDWADAVQTVGLRDGEIAPVNVSGTTRFLRGALDFIKSFGGTVLPVEFTNVNGAAKTNGNLISWSVAGQKDIDRYEVEMLGSDNTWNWAGTVKATSTDNYSFLHSAESALETGKSYTYRVAAVNLDGSRQTSGTVNVERTAEGASFAVAQNFPNPFTVSTTIGYSLPEAGTVSIRVLDLTGKVVTVAVDGQSMTAGQHNFTFNANELASGTYIYEVSFTNADGQTSVMRNKMTLNK